Proteins encoded within one genomic window of Saccharopolyspora pogona:
- a CDS encoding beta-ketoacyl-ACP synthase III: protein MTRPRIAQNPIPAGTKLLGFGSAQGNRIVTNDDLAKIVDTNDEWIRQRVGIIHRRLGDDDQTVVGMAVEAGAKAVADAGLTPSDVDQVIVATCTMQGGIPNAAAQVADQIGIKAKSAYDLNAACAGFVYALSTASDAVRAGSARNVLVIGSERFQEWLDWEDRGNCIIFADGAGATVVGPAEEPELGPGVLGSAGDLADTIYLRDGKYIYQEGQAVFRWATTQIAPVAVRAVEAAGLQMSDVDVLVPHQANLRIVEAIAKKLQSQGARDDLVLARDIVYSGNTSSASIPLAIDHMRAAGEIPSGAVMLLVGFGAGLSYSAQVAICP from the coding sequence GTGACGCGACCCCGCATTGCCCAGAACCCCATCCCGGCCGGCACCAAGCTGCTCGGCTTCGGCAGCGCGCAGGGCAACCGGATCGTCACCAACGACGACCTGGCCAAGATCGTCGACACCAACGACGAGTGGATCCGGCAGCGCGTCGGCATCATCCACCGCCGGCTCGGCGACGACGACCAGACGGTGGTCGGCATGGCCGTCGAGGCCGGCGCGAAGGCGGTCGCCGACGCGGGCCTGACACCGTCCGATGTGGACCAGGTGATCGTCGCCACCTGCACCATGCAGGGCGGCATCCCGAACGCCGCGGCCCAGGTCGCCGACCAGATCGGCATCAAGGCCAAGAGCGCCTACGACCTCAACGCCGCCTGCGCCGGGTTCGTCTACGCGCTGTCCACCGCCTCGGACGCGGTGCGCGCCGGTTCGGCCCGCAACGTGCTGGTGATCGGCTCCGAGCGGTTCCAGGAATGGCTGGACTGGGAGGACCGCGGGAACTGCATCATCTTCGCCGACGGCGCCGGTGCCACGGTGGTCGGTCCAGCCGAGGAGCCGGAGCTCGGCCCGGGCGTGCTGGGCAGCGCCGGCGACCTGGCGGACACCATCTACCTGCGCGACGGCAAGTACATCTACCAGGAGGGCCAGGCGGTCTTCCGGTGGGCGACCACGCAGATCGCCCCGGTGGCAGTTCGCGCGGTCGAGGCGGCCGGCCTCCAGATGTCCGATGTGGACGTGCTGGTGCCGCACCAGGCGAACCTGCGGATCGTCGAGGCCATCGCCAAGAAGCTGCAGTCCCAGGGTGCCCGTGACGACCTCGTGCTCGCGCGTGACATCGTCTACTCCGGCAACACATCGTCGGCGTCCATCCCGCTGGCCATCGACCACATGCGGGCCGCGGGGGAGATCCCCAGCGGTGCCGTGATGCTGCTCGTGGGCTTCGGCGCCGGGCTGTCCTACTCGGCCCAGGTCGCAATCTGCCCCTGA
- a CDS encoding acyl-CoA carboxylase subunit beta: MTAVASRPEIVQQQRDPRDPEVRLDQLLDPESIEPLHPRDNSGMFAVRGRVDGTKVVVYCSDATKMGGALGAEGCGHIVDAIDVAVRERCPVIGVWHSGGARIPEGVESLDGMGQMFAAMIRASGRVPQISVVVGPAAGGAAYGPALTDVVIMSPAGRVFVTGPDVVRSVTGEQIDQEGLGGISAHGAKSGVVHVVADDETDAYVRARRLTGLFARPGMFDLHSVQGADDLRALLPDRPQRAYDVKPVIRGILDARADGGADFEELQAKWAANIVVGLGRLGGRSIGVIANNPLRKGGCLDSLSAEKAARFVRMCDSFGVPLLVLVDVPGYLPGVGQEWGGVVRRGAKLLHAFGEAVVPRVTLVTRKSYGGAYIAMNARSLGATTVFAWPEAEVAVMGAKAAVGILHRKTLAAAPEAEREALQAKLTEEHERVAGGVVRAMSIGVVDEVIDPKTTRRRVAEALAAAPAGRGWHGNIPL; encoded by the coding sequence ATGACCGCAGTGGCCAGCCGGCCGGAGATCGTGCAGCAGCAACGGGATCCGCGTGATCCCGAGGTGCGGCTGGATCAGCTGCTCGATCCGGAGTCGATCGAGCCGCTGCACCCGCGCGACAACAGCGGGATGTTCGCGGTGCGCGGCCGTGTCGATGGCACGAAGGTGGTCGTCTACTGCAGCGATGCCACCAAGATGGGTGGCGCGCTGGGTGCCGAGGGCTGCGGGCACATCGTGGACGCTATCGATGTGGCGGTGCGGGAGCGCTGCCCGGTGATCGGCGTGTGGCACTCCGGCGGCGCCCGCATCCCCGAGGGGGTGGAGTCGCTGGATGGCATGGGCCAGATGTTCGCGGCGATGATCCGCGCGTCCGGTCGGGTGCCGCAGATCTCGGTGGTGGTGGGCCCGGCCGCCGGTGGCGCCGCGTACGGCCCGGCGCTGACCGATGTGGTCATCATGTCCCCGGCCGGGCGCGTGTTCGTCACCGGACCGGACGTGGTCCGCAGCGTGACCGGCGAGCAGATCGACCAGGAGGGTCTGGGAGGTATCTCCGCGCACGGCGCCAAGTCCGGCGTGGTGCACGTGGTCGCCGACGACGAGACCGACGCGTACGTGCGGGCGCGGCGGCTGACGGGGTTGTTCGCGAGGCCGGGCATGTTCGACCTGCATTCCGTGCAGGGCGCCGACGATCTGCGTGCGCTGCTGCCGGACCGCCCGCAGCGTGCCTACGACGTCAAGCCGGTGATCCGCGGCATCCTCGACGCCCGCGCCGACGGCGGTGCGGACTTCGAGGAGCTGCAGGCCAAGTGGGCTGCGAACATCGTGGTCGGCCTCGGTCGGCTCGGCGGCCGCAGCATCGGTGTGATCGCTAACAATCCGCTGCGCAAGGGTGGCTGCCTGGACTCGCTGTCGGCGGAGAAGGCCGCCCGGTTCGTGCGGATGTGCGACTCGTTCGGCGTGCCGCTGCTGGTGCTCGTCGACGTGCCCGGCTATCTGCCCGGGGTCGGCCAGGAATGGGGCGGAGTGGTGCGGCGCGGCGCGAAGCTGCTGCACGCCTTCGGCGAAGCCGTGGTGCCGCGGGTGACGCTGGTGACCCGCAAGTCCTACGGTGGCGCGTACATCGCGATGAACGCCCGCTCGCTGGGCGCGACCACCGTGTTCGCCTGGCCGGAAGCGGAGGTCGCGGTGATGGGTGCCAAGGCCGCGGTCGGCATCCTGCACCGCAAGACGCTGGCCGCCGCGCCCGAGGCGGAGCGCGAGGCGCTGCAGGCCAAGCTCACCGAGGAGCACGAGCGGGTCGCCGGCGGGGTGGTCCGGGCGATGTCGATCGGTGTGGTCGACGAGGTGATCGACCCGAAGACCACCCGTCGCCGGGTCGCCGAAGCACTGGCCGCTGCCCCCGCAGGCCGCGGTTGGCACGGCAACATCCCGCTGTGA
- a CDS encoding beta-ketoacyl-[acyl-carrier-protein] synthase family protein, with amino-acid sequence MTTDVVITGLGATTPLGGDVASTWDGLVNGASGVRRLEAEWVDRLELPAKIGAPVAVDPSEVLPRVQLRRMDRCEAMAVIAAREAWADAGFELPTDDNEPVDPDRLGVSLGTGIGGPITLLQQNDLLQQSGLRKVSPLTVPMLMPNGPAAMVSLDVRARAGVHSPASACASGAEGLAKGFDMIQQGHADVVVAGGAEACIHPITIAGFAQARTLSTRNDDPERASRPFDVDRDGFVMGEGAGVVILESAEHAKARGARIYGRLAGVGITSDAYHITGSPPDGRGQVAAMRKAMQTAGLQPSDIGHVNAHATSTTVGDVGEANSVRKAIGDRAVVTAPKGSLGHLVGGAGAVESIITILSLRHGIIPATRNLETIDPKVELDVVADKPRHVEQTAAINNAFGFGGHNVAIAFARA; translated from the coding sequence ATGACAACGGATGTCGTGATCACCGGGCTGGGCGCGACGACACCGCTGGGCGGTGACGTCGCGTCCACCTGGGACGGACTCGTCAACGGAGCCTCCGGCGTTCGCCGGCTGGAAGCCGAGTGGGTGGACCGGCTCGAACTCCCGGCCAAGATCGGCGCCCCGGTGGCGGTGGACCCGAGCGAGGTGCTGCCCCGTGTTCAGCTGCGGCGGATGGACCGCTGCGAGGCGATGGCCGTGATCGCCGCCCGCGAGGCCTGGGCCGACGCCGGTTTCGAGCTGCCCACCGACGACAACGAGCCGGTCGACCCGGACCGGCTGGGCGTGTCGCTGGGCACCGGCATCGGCGGACCGATCACGCTGCTGCAGCAGAACGACCTGCTGCAGCAGAGTGGGCTGCGCAAGGTTTCGCCGCTGACCGTGCCGATGCTGATGCCCAACGGCCCGGCCGCGATGGTCAGCCTGGACGTGCGGGCCCGCGCCGGAGTGCACTCCCCCGCGTCGGCCTGCGCCTCGGGCGCCGAGGGCCTGGCCAAGGGCTTCGACATGATCCAGCAGGGGCATGCGGACGTGGTGGTCGCCGGTGGCGCGGAGGCCTGCATCCACCCGATCACCATCGCCGGTTTCGCCCAGGCCCGGACCCTGAGCACCCGCAACGACGACCCGGAGCGCGCCTCGCGCCCGTTCGACGTCGACCGCGACGGGTTCGTGATGGGGGAGGGCGCCGGCGTGGTCATCCTGGAGAGCGCGGAGCACGCCAAGGCGCGCGGCGCCCGGATCTACGGTCGGCTGGCAGGCGTGGGCATCACCTCCGACGCCTACCACATCACCGGTAGTCCGCCGGACGGCCGGGGCCAGGTCGCCGCGATGCGCAAGGCGATGCAGACCGCGGGCCTGCAGCCTTCGGACATCGGGCACGTCAACGCGCACGCGACGTCCACTACGGTCGGCGACGTGGGCGAGGCGAACTCCGTGCGCAAGGCGATCGGCGACCGCGCGGTGGTCACCGCGCCGAAGGGATCGCTGGGCCACCTGGTCGGCGGGGCCGGTGCGGTGGAGAGCATCATCACGATCCTGTCGCTGCGGCACGGCATCATCCCGGCCACCCGGAACCTGGAAACGATCGACCCGAAGGTCGAGCTCGACGTGGTGGCCGACAAGCCGCGGCACGTCGAGCAGACCGCAGCGATCAACAACGCCTTCGGCTTCGGTGGGCACAACGTCGCGATCGCCTTCGCCAGGGCATGA
- a CDS encoding DUF3145 domain-containing protein, which yields MVYVHSSPSAVCPHVEWAISGALGIRTELRWTAQPAAPGQLRAECNWTGEPGTGARLVTALRAWPMLRFEVTEDPSPGVDGQRFCHAPGLGLWRACTSANGDIMVSEDQLRTLAANAKGPEAFGHRVDQLLGAAWDDALEPFRRAGDGAPVIWLHRVG from the coding sequence GTGGTCTACGTCCACTCGTCGCCGTCTGCGGTCTGCCCGCACGTCGAGTGGGCGATCTCTGGCGCACTCGGCATTCGGACAGAACTCCGCTGGACGGCACAACCGGCAGCCCCAGGGCAACTCCGCGCGGAGTGCAACTGGACGGGCGAGCCGGGTACCGGAGCGCGCTTGGTCACCGCGCTGCGCGCGTGGCCGATGCTGCGCTTCGAAGTCACCGAAGACCCCAGTCCCGGGGTCGACGGGCAGCGGTTCTGCCATGCGCCCGGGCTGGGCCTGTGGCGGGCCTGCACCAGCGCCAACGGCGACATCATGGTCAGCGAGGACCAGCTGCGGACGCTCGCGGCCAACGCCAAGGGCCCCGAGGCCTTCGGCCACCGCGTGGACCAGCTGCTCGGTGCCGCCTGGGACGACGCCCTCGAACCGTTCCGCCGTGCCGGCGACGGCGCTCCGGTGATCTGGCTGCACCGGGTGGGCTGA
- a CDS encoding PucR family transcriptional regulator — protein MSTERAGERDTGTQRQVSAATLRRLERGTGGLASASVSEMEQRLPWFRRLPADQRASVLLVTQTGATNFVAWLQDPTEAIRLTAEAFRSAPRDLSRWVSLRQTLELVRVAIDVFERQLPELAAEVPDRTLLTESILRYTREISFAAATSYAAAAEARGAWDARLEALVVDGIVRGDAEESLLSRAAALGWEPSSEATVLVGNAPSDDPPTIIYQVRSRAARLGCPVLLGVQGTRLVVVFGGPGDARTNDEAAKRLSEAFDEGPVVVGPTVPSLAEAHRSAGDAMSALRAVVAWPTAPRPVPSGDLLPERALAGDPEAERQLVERIVLPLVDAGGALMETVDTYLEVGGVLENCARQLYVHPNTVRYRLRRVAELTGYTPSNARDAHVLRVGLAVGRLAKSRGLW, from the coding sequence ATGAGTACCGAACGCGCAGGTGAGCGGGATACCGGTACGCAGCGGCAGGTCTCCGCGGCCACCCTTCGTCGACTGGAACGGGGCACCGGCGGACTGGCCAGCGCCAGCGTCAGCGAGATGGAACAGCGCCTCCCGTGGTTCCGGCGGTTGCCCGCCGACCAGCGGGCGAGCGTGCTGCTGGTCACCCAGACCGGGGCCACCAACTTCGTTGCGTGGCTGCAGGACCCGACCGAGGCGATCCGGCTGACCGCCGAAGCGTTCCGCTCCGCGCCCCGGGACCTGTCCAGGTGGGTCAGCCTGCGGCAGACCCTGGAGCTGGTCCGGGTCGCCATCGACGTGTTCGAGCGGCAACTGCCCGAACTGGCGGCCGAGGTGCCCGACCGCACCCTCCTGACCGAATCGATCCTGCGCTACACGCGGGAGATCTCGTTCGCGGCAGCCACCTCGTACGCTGCTGCGGCGGAGGCCCGCGGTGCGTGGGACGCGCGGCTGGAAGCGCTCGTCGTCGACGGCATCGTTCGCGGCGACGCCGAGGAGTCGCTGCTCTCCCGCGCCGCCGCGCTCGGCTGGGAGCCGTCGTCGGAGGCGACCGTGCTGGTCGGCAACGCACCGTCGGACGACCCGCCGACCATCATCTACCAGGTGCGCAGCCGGGCGGCGCGGCTCGGCTGCCCGGTGCTGCTCGGCGTGCAGGGCACCCGGCTCGTGGTGGTCTTCGGCGGGCCGGGCGACGCGCGCACCAACGATGAGGCGGCCAAGCGGCTGTCCGAAGCTTTCGACGAAGGCCCCGTCGTGGTCGGGCCGACCGTGCCGAGCCTCGCCGAGGCGCACCGGTCGGCCGGCGATGCGATGTCCGCGCTGCGGGCCGTGGTGGCGTGGCCGACCGCGCCGCGCCCGGTGCCCTCCGGCGACCTGCTGCCGGAACGTGCGCTGGCCGGCGACCCGGAGGCCGAACGGCAGCTGGTCGAGCGGATCGTGCTGCCGCTGGTGGACGCCGGCGGCGCGCTGATGGAGACCGTCGACACCTACCTGGAGGTCGGCGGTGTGCTGGAGAACTGCGCGCGGCAGCTCTACGTGCACCCGAACACCGTGCGGTACCGGCTGCGCAGAGTGGCGGAACTCACCGGCTACACGCCGTCCAACGCCCGCGACGCCCACGTCCTCCGGGTCGGCCTCGCGGTGGGTCGGCTCGCCAAGTCCCGCGGCCTGTGGTGA
- a CDS encoding ACP S-malonyltransferase, whose amino-acid sequence MIALLAPGQGSQTPGMLNPWLELEGAAERVGAWSELTGLDLHRLGTTADADEIKDTAVTQPLVVALSLIAADELRRRVTIPDGTPVAGHSVGELAAAAIAGALAFDDAVSLAAVRGREMAAACALEPTGMAAVLGGEADDVVAHLEQLGLDPANRNGPGQIVAAGRVPALEQLAAEPPVGARVLPLPVAGAFHTRFMAPARETLAQHAEKVTATDAALPLLSNADGAVVTDAAEIVQRLVSQVTSPVRWDTCMAALAERGVEAVVEFPPAGTLSGLVRRELKGVKTVALKTPADLDKVADLLGSDA is encoded by the coding sequence GTGATCGCGCTTCTAGCCCCCGGACAGGGGTCGCAGACCCCAGGGATGCTCAACCCGTGGCTCGAACTGGAGGGTGCCGCCGAACGCGTCGGCGCCTGGTCCGAGCTGACCGGCCTCGACCTGCACCGCCTCGGCACCACCGCCGACGCGGACGAGATCAAGGACACCGCGGTCACCCAGCCGCTGGTGGTGGCGCTGTCGCTGATCGCCGCCGACGAACTGCGCCGCCGGGTGACGATCCCGGACGGCACCCCGGTCGCCGGGCACTCCGTCGGTGAGCTGGCCGCCGCCGCCATCGCGGGCGCCCTGGCCTTCGACGACGCCGTTTCGCTGGCCGCCGTGCGCGGCCGCGAGATGGCTGCCGCCTGCGCGCTGGAGCCGACCGGCATGGCCGCCGTGCTCGGCGGCGAGGCGGACGACGTGGTCGCCCACCTCGAACAGCTCGGCCTGGACCCGGCCAACCGCAACGGCCCCGGCCAGATCGTGGCCGCCGGGCGGGTGCCCGCGCTCGAACAGCTCGCCGCCGAACCGCCGGTCGGTGCCCGGGTGCTCCCGCTGCCGGTGGCCGGTGCCTTCCACACCCGCTTCATGGCTCCCGCTCGGGAGACCCTGGCCCAGCACGCGGAGAAGGTGACCGCGACCGACGCCGCCCTGCCGCTGCTGTCCAACGCCGACGGCGCGGTCGTCACGGACGCCGCCGAGATCGTGCAGCGGCTCGTCTCCCAAGTCACCAGCCCGGTGCGCTGGGACACCTGCATGGCGGCGCTGGCCGAACGCGGTGTCGAGGCGGTCGTGGAGTTCCCGCCCGCCGGCACTCTCAGCGGCCTGGTGCGCCGCGAGCTCAAGGGCGTCAAGACCGTCGCTCTGAAGACCCCTGCCGACCTGGACAAGGTCGCCGACCTGCTCGGGAGCGACGCGTGA
- a CDS encoding acyl carrier protein: MSNEEISTGLAAIVEEVAGVDAADVTTDKSFVDDLDIDSLSMVEIAVQAEDKFGVKIPDDELANLKTVGDAVDYITKNA, from the coding sequence GTGTCGAACGAGGAAATCAGCACCGGTCTCGCCGCCATCGTCGAAGAGGTCGCCGGTGTCGACGCCGCCGACGTGACCACCGACAAGTCCTTCGTCGACGACCTGGACATCGACTCGCTGTCCATGGTGGAGATCGCCGTGCAGGCGGAGGACAAGTTCGGGGTCAAGATCCCGGACGACGAGCTGGCCAACCTCAAGACCGTGGGTGATGCGGTTGACTACATCACCAAGAACGCATGA